A window of the Cucurbita pepo subsp. pepo cultivar mu-cu-16 chromosome LG01, ASM280686v2, whole genome shotgun sequence genome harbors these coding sequences:
- the LOC111809724 gene encoding dihydrolipoyllysine-residue acetyltransferase component 1 of pyruvate dehydrogenase complex, mitochondrial isoform X2 produces the protein MSLYRLRDPVIGRARSLLRARLGAFHSSSPISSRCSTWNIRRFSVAGDGLLFRPVPFSCFTGAYGRALHLESVGIRFFSSTDSSHAVLGMPALSPTMNQGNIAKWRKNEGDKIAVGDVLCEIETDKATLEFESLEEGFLAKILVPEGSKDVPVGQPIAITVEDPDDIHKVLANGVSGAREPDVKDNAIGDRQEKNEDRAQASSAEINPSKLPPHIVLEMPALSPTMNQGNIAIWRKKEGDKIEVGDVICEIETDKATLEFECLEEGYLAKILAPEGSKDVPVGKPIAITVEDPADVESVKSAVSSSSGIKEDKPAQSTVKNEGGTPKGGIVARISPAAKLLIAEHGLDASSLKASGSHGTLLKGDVLAAIKSGKGSSEVSLSVEKRSPEVRSQASSTASSESKSSVKQSDAFEDLPNSQIRKVIAKRLLESKQNTPHLYLSTDVILDPLLSLRKDLKEKHDVKVSVNDIVIKAVAVALRNVPGANAYWDNTKGEVVFCDSVDISIAVATEKGLMTPIVRNADQKTLSAISSEVKELAEKARTGKLKPDEFQGGTFSISNLGMFPVDQFCAIINPPQAGILAVGRGNKVVEPVIVDGIERPVVVNKMNLTLSADHRVFDGKVGGEFLTALQANFSNIQRLLL, from the exons ATGTCGCTTTATCGGCTGCGCGATCCGGTTATTGGCCGCgctcgttctcttctccgaGCTCGTCTAGGAGCTTTCCATTCGTCTTCACCTATCTCCTCTAG GTGTAGCACTTGGAATATACGAAGGTTTTCTGTTGCTGGTGATGGCCTCCTCTTTAG GCCTGTgcctttttcttgtttcactGGAGCTTATGGTCGAGCATTGCATCTAGAG TCAGTTGGTATCAGGTTTTTCTCATCTACAG ATTCTTCACATGCTGTCCTTGGAATGCCCGCACTATCACCTACAATG AATCAAGGTAATATTGCCAAATGGAGGAAAAACGAAGGGGATAAG ATAGCTGTTGGCGATGTCCTGTGTGAAATTGAAACTGACAAAGCTACTCTTGAGTTTGAAAGTCTCGAGGAGGG GTTCTTGGCTAAAATATTGGTTCCTGAAGGTTCAAAAGATGTCCCAGTTGGACAGCCCATTGCAATTACG GTTGAGGATCCAGATGATATCCATAAGGTCCTTGCCAATGGTGTATCAGGTGCACGTGAACCTGATGTCAAAGATAACGCAATAGGGGATCGACAGGAAAAAAATGAGGACAGGGCACAAGCAAGTTCTGCAGAGATAAACCCGTCAAAACTTCCCCCTCATATTGTACTTGAAATGCCAGCTTTATCTCCAACTATG AACCAAGGTAATATTGCTatttggagaaagaaagagggagaCAAG ATTGAGGTGGGTGATGTGATATGCGAGATAGAGACAGACAAGGCTACCCTTGAATTTGAATGTCTTGAAGAAGG GTATCTGGCTAAGATACTAGCACCTGAAGGCTCAAAGGATGTGCCTGTTGGAAAACCGATTGCAATTACA GTTGAAGACCCTGCAGATGTTGAATCTGTAAAAAGTGCTGTTAGTAGTAGTTCGGGGATCAAAGAGGACAAGCCTGCCCAAAGTACTGTTAAAAATGAAGGTGGAACACCAAAAGGAGGAATTGTTGCAAGAATAAGTCCTGCTGCAAAGTTGTTAATTGCGGAACATGGTCTGGATGCATCATCATTGAAGGCATCGGGTTCTCATGGCACACTGTTGAAAGGGGATGTTCTGGCTGCCATTAAATCAGGGAAAGGCTCATCAGAAGTTTCTTTGTCCGTAGAGAAAAGATCTCCTGAAGTCCGTTCGCAGGCTTCTTCCACGGCTTCATCAGAATCAAAATCTTCAGTAAAGCAATCTGATGCTTTTGAAGATTTACCTAATAGTCAAATTCGCAAG GTTATCGCTAAAAGATTATTggaatcaaaacaaaatacgCCGCATCTATATTTGTCCACAG ATGTCATATTGGATCCTCTTCTTTCACTTAGAAAAGATCTTAAAG AGAAACATGATGTCAAAGTTTCCGTGAATGATATTGTCATCAAAGCCGTAGCAGTTGCTCTGCGAAATGTGCCTGGAGCCAATG CTTATTGGGACAACACGAAAGGAGAAGTTGTCTTCTGTGACTCTGTTGACATATCGATTGCAGTAGCTACTGAGAAG GGCTTAATGACTCCAATTGTGAGGAATGCCGATCAGAAGACCTTATCGGCTATTTCTTCAGAG GTCAAGGAGTTGGCTGAAAAGGCTCGTACAGGAAAGCTCAAACCAGATGAATTCCAAGGAGGCACTTTCAG CATTTCAAATCTAGGGATGTTCCCGGTGGATCAATTTTGTGCTATAATTAATCCTCCACAG GCTGGAATTCTTGCTGTAGGCAGAGGTAACAAAGTTGTTGAGCCAGTAATTGTTGATG GAATTGAGAGACCTGTGGTAGTCAACAAAATGAATCTGACATTGTCCGCTGATCATCGTGTCTTCGATGGAAAAGTTGGAG GTGAATTCCTCACAGCTTTACAAGCAAATTTCAGCAATATCCAAAGACTGCTATTGTAA
- the LOC111791772 gene encoding probable phytol kinase 1, chloroplastic gives MSLLAIGCSDSRLRSRRDRDTSVAAVFSLSGELKQRRILSFRTLYRTPPAFRITSSSSDRLSPPRAVSGDLLHDAGATAAVLAGAYSLVLGFDNLARRNLIQQKLSRKLVHILSGLLFMMSWPIFSTSTKARYFASIVPTVNFLRLVINGLSLAKDEGLLKSLTREGKPEELLRGPLFYVLMLILSAVVFWRESPIGLISLAMMCGGDGIADIMGRKFGSKRLPYNEGKSWIGSISMFIFGFCVSIGVLYYYSVLGYLEVDWIKAVQKVALVALVATVVESLPITDVVDDNISVPLVSMVAAFLTFST, from the exons ATGAGCCTCTTAGCCATTGGCTGCTCGGATTCTCGTCTCCGTTCTCGCCGGGATCGGGATACGAGTGTCGCCGCTGTTTTTTCGCTATCCGGTGAACTGAAGCAGCGTCGGATTCTATCTTTCCGAACTCTCTATCGTACACCGCCGGCGTTTCGGATTACGTCTTCCTCCTCTGACCGCCTTTCACCTCCACGTGCAGTTTCCGGCGACCTTTTGCATGATGCCGGTGCGACGGCGGCCGTCCTCGCTGGCGCTTACTCGCTTGTTCTCGGATTCGACAATCTGGCGCGGCGGAATTTGATTCAACAG AAATTGAGCAGAAAACTTGTCCACATATTGTCTGGATTGCTTTTCATGATGTCTTGGCCTATATTCAG CACCTCAACGAAGGCTCGCTACTTTGCTTCCATAGTTCCAACTGTGAATTTCTTGAGGCTTGTTATCAATGGCCTCTCATTGGCCAAAGATGAAGGACTTTTAAAATCCCTTACTAGGGAAGGAAAACCAGA GGAATTGCTGAGAGGCCCTCTTTTTTATGTCCTGATGCTGATTCTGTCAGCTGTTGTGTTTTGGCGTGAATCTCCTATTGGCTTGATCTCACTGGCAATGATGTGTGGGGGGGATG GCATTGCTGATATAATGGGAAGAAAATTTGGGTCCAAAAGGCTTCCTTATAATGAGGGGAAAAGTTGGATTGGTAGCATATCAATGTTCATCTTTGGATTTTGCGTCTCCATCGG GGTGTTATATTATTACTCAGTTCTTGGATATTTGGAGGTGGATTGGATAAAAGCAGTCCAGAAAGTTGCTTTAGTTGCTCTTGTGGCAACTGTGGTGGAGTCTCTCCCAATTACCGATGTCGTAGATGACAACATATCAGTCCCACTGGTCAGCATGGTAGCAGCCTTCCTGACTTTCAGTACTTAA
- the LOC111809724 gene encoding dihydrolipoyllysine-residue acetyltransferase component 1 of pyruvate dehydrogenase complex, mitochondrial isoform X1, whose protein sequence is MSLYRLRDPVIGRARSLLRARLGAFHSSSPISSRCSTWNIRRFSVAGDGLLFRPVPFSCFTGAYGRALHLEQSVGIRFFSSTDSSHAVLGMPALSPTMNQGNIAKWRKNEGDKIAVGDVLCEIETDKATLEFESLEEGFLAKILVPEGSKDVPVGQPIAITVEDPDDIHKVLANGVSGAREPDVKDNAIGDRQEKNEDRAQASSAEINPSKLPPHIVLEMPALSPTMNQGNIAIWRKKEGDKIEVGDVICEIETDKATLEFECLEEGYLAKILAPEGSKDVPVGKPIAITVEDPADVESVKSAVSSSSGIKEDKPAQSTVKNEGGTPKGGIVARISPAAKLLIAEHGLDASSLKASGSHGTLLKGDVLAAIKSGKGSSEVSLSVEKRSPEVRSQASSTASSESKSSVKQSDAFEDLPNSQIRKVIAKRLLESKQNTPHLYLSTDVILDPLLSLRKDLKEKHDVKVSVNDIVIKAVAVALRNVPGANAYWDNTKGEVVFCDSVDISIAVATEKGLMTPIVRNADQKTLSAISSEVKELAEKARTGKLKPDEFQGGTFSISNLGMFPVDQFCAIINPPQAGILAVGRGNKVVEPVIVDGIERPVVVNKMNLTLSADHRVFDGKVGGEFLTALQANFSNIQRLLL, encoded by the exons ATGTCGCTTTATCGGCTGCGCGATCCGGTTATTGGCCGCgctcgttctcttctccgaGCTCGTCTAGGAGCTTTCCATTCGTCTTCACCTATCTCCTCTAG GTGTAGCACTTGGAATATACGAAGGTTTTCTGTTGCTGGTGATGGCCTCCTCTTTAG GCCTGTgcctttttcttgtttcactGGAGCTTATGGTCGAGCATTGCATCTAGAG CAGTCAGTTGGTATCAGGTTTTTCTCATCTACAG ATTCTTCACATGCTGTCCTTGGAATGCCCGCACTATCACCTACAATG AATCAAGGTAATATTGCCAAATGGAGGAAAAACGAAGGGGATAAG ATAGCTGTTGGCGATGTCCTGTGTGAAATTGAAACTGACAAAGCTACTCTTGAGTTTGAAAGTCTCGAGGAGGG GTTCTTGGCTAAAATATTGGTTCCTGAAGGTTCAAAAGATGTCCCAGTTGGACAGCCCATTGCAATTACG GTTGAGGATCCAGATGATATCCATAAGGTCCTTGCCAATGGTGTATCAGGTGCACGTGAACCTGATGTCAAAGATAACGCAATAGGGGATCGACAGGAAAAAAATGAGGACAGGGCACAAGCAAGTTCTGCAGAGATAAACCCGTCAAAACTTCCCCCTCATATTGTACTTGAAATGCCAGCTTTATCTCCAACTATG AACCAAGGTAATATTGCTatttggagaaagaaagagggagaCAAG ATTGAGGTGGGTGATGTGATATGCGAGATAGAGACAGACAAGGCTACCCTTGAATTTGAATGTCTTGAAGAAGG GTATCTGGCTAAGATACTAGCACCTGAAGGCTCAAAGGATGTGCCTGTTGGAAAACCGATTGCAATTACA GTTGAAGACCCTGCAGATGTTGAATCTGTAAAAAGTGCTGTTAGTAGTAGTTCGGGGATCAAAGAGGACAAGCCTGCCCAAAGTACTGTTAAAAATGAAGGTGGAACACCAAAAGGAGGAATTGTTGCAAGAATAAGTCCTGCTGCAAAGTTGTTAATTGCGGAACATGGTCTGGATGCATCATCATTGAAGGCATCGGGTTCTCATGGCACACTGTTGAAAGGGGATGTTCTGGCTGCCATTAAATCAGGGAAAGGCTCATCAGAAGTTTCTTTGTCCGTAGAGAAAAGATCTCCTGAAGTCCGTTCGCAGGCTTCTTCCACGGCTTCATCAGAATCAAAATCTTCAGTAAAGCAATCTGATGCTTTTGAAGATTTACCTAATAGTCAAATTCGCAAG GTTATCGCTAAAAGATTATTggaatcaaaacaaaatacgCCGCATCTATATTTGTCCACAG ATGTCATATTGGATCCTCTTCTTTCACTTAGAAAAGATCTTAAAG AGAAACATGATGTCAAAGTTTCCGTGAATGATATTGTCATCAAAGCCGTAGCAGTTGCTCTGCGAAATGTGCCTGGAGCCAATG CTTATTGGGACAACACGAAAGGAGAAGTTGTCTTCTGTGACTCTGTTGACATATCGATTGCAGTAGCTACTGAGAAG GGCTTAATGACTCCAATTGTGAGGAATGCCGATCAGAAGACCTTATCGGCTATTTCTTCAGAG GTCAAGGAGTTGGCTGAAAAGGCTCGTACAGGAAAGCTCAAACCAGATGAATTCCAAGGAGGCACTTTCAG CATTTCAAATCTAGGGATGTTCCCGGTGGATCAATTTTGTGCTATAATTAATCCTCCACAG GCTGGAATTCTTGCTGTAGGCAGAGGTAACAAAGTTGTTGAGCCAGTAATTGTTGATG GAATTGAGAGACCTGTGGTAGTCAACAAAATGAATCTGACATTGTCCGCTGATCATCGTGTCTTCGATGGAAAAGTTGGAG GTGAATTCCTCACAGCTTTACAAGCAAATTTCAGCAATATCCAAAGACTGCTATTGTAA